One Streptomyces sp. NBC_01237 genomic region harbors:
- a CDS encoding NIPSNAP family protein, which yields MITIHLRYEIDADRLEDFEEYGRRWVGLVNRLGGTHHGYFLPSEGDSDIAYALFSFPSLARYEKYREDSMSDPECQEAFELARRTRCIKRYERRFLRPLDGSPPAAGADAN from the coding sequence ATGATCACCATTCATCTCAGGTACGAGATCGACGCCGACAGGCTTGAGGACTTCGAGGAGTACGGTCGCCGCTGGGTGGGGCTCGTCAACCGCCTCGGCGGGACGCACCACGGCTACTTCCTGCCGAGCGAGGGCGACAGCGACATCGCCTACGCCCTCTTCTCCTTTCCCAGCCTCGCCAGGTACGAGAAGTACCGCGAGGACAGCATGTCCGACCCCGAGTGCCAGGAGGCTTTCGAACTGGCGCGCAGAACCCGCTGCATCAAGCGGTACGAGCGCCGCTTCCTCCGGCCGCTCGACGGCTCGCCCCCGGCCGCGGGCGCCGACGCGAACTGA
- a CDS encoding glycoside hydrolase family 76 protein, which translates to METARDADRPAAREAGQVCNTYCDTRDPRLAAGDRTPVTASLHGRTLALHLSDNDVMGWGSVENAVPGDQVWLDRSFDGGRSWASGSRLGATAVPQGAAGWRTLMYNVDQWDTGGIGALRACGKAGDRAGIACTGWARTDWNAWSASTAAATALMMGYDRDSGKFAGWWTSATSLTSLIDNIRISGMPSYRYAISETYGKLIDEEDGDFTNSYLDDTGWWGLAWVAAYDLTGDARYLRTARTDADHMHDYWTSTCGGGVQWATDKPYKNAVTNELYLQLNAALHNRIDGDSTYLRRAEDEWAWFRRSGMINSGGTVNDGLDSACANNGDTTWTYNQGVILAGLAELHRATGDDALLDSARALAGSSTSSGHLNPGGTLHEPYEPDGTGCTSDGDSFKGAYARGLGILNTYLPDHPYSAYLDRQAATLRARNSNPLAQYGPHWAGPFTLTGNGCQHSALDLLNAAQES; encoded by the coding sequence CTGGAGACGGCCCGGGACGCGGACCGGCCGGCCGCCCGGGAGGCCGGCCAGGTGTGCAACACGTACTGCGACACCCGCGACCCCCGCCTCGCCGCGGGAGACCGCACCCCGGTCACCGCCTCCCTCCATGGCCGCACCCTCGCGCTCCATCTCTCCGACAACGATGTCATGGGGTGGGGTTCCGTGGAGAACGCCGTTCCTGGCGACCAGGTCTGGCTGGACCGGTCCTTCGACGGCGGCCGGTCGTGGGCCTCCGGGAGCAGGCTCGGTGCGACCGCCGTCCCGCAAGGGGCGGCCGGGTGGCGCACCTTGATGTACAACGTGGACCAGTGGGACACCGGCGGGATCGGCGCGCTGCGGGCCTGCGGCAAGGCCGGCGACCGGGCCGGGATCGCCTGCACCGGCTGGGCCAGGACCGACTGGAACGCATGGAGCGCGAGCACGGCGGCGGCGACCGCGCTGATGATGGGGTACGACCGCGACTCCGGGAAGTTCGCCGGCTGGTGGACATCGGCGACCTCCCTCACCTCCCTGATCGACAACATCCGTATCAGCGGCATGCCGAGCTACCGCTACGCGATCTCGGAGACGTACGGGAAGCTGATCGACGAGGAGGACGGCGACTTCACCAACTCCTATCTGGACGACACCGGTTGGTGGGGTCTGGCCTGGGTGGCGGCGTACGACCTGACGGGCGACGCGCGGTATCTGCGGACCGCCCGCACGGACGCCGACCACATGCACGACTACTGGACCTCCACGTGCGGCGGCGGGGTGCAGTGGGCCACCGACAAGCCCTACAAGAACGCCGTCACCAACGAGCTCTACCTCCAGCTCAACGCCGCCCTGCACAACCGGATCGACGGGGACAGCACGTATCTCCGGCGGGCCGAGGACGAGTGGGCCTGGTTCCGGAGGAGCGGCATGATCAACTCGGGCGGAACCGTCAACGACGGCCTCGACTCCGCCTGCGCGAACAACGGCGACACCACCTGGACCTACAACCAGGGAGTGATCCTGGCCGGTCTCGCGGAACTGCACCGCGCGACGGGTGACGACGCGCTGCTGGACAGTGCCCGCGCCCTGGCCGGCTCCTCCACCTCGTCGGGCCATCTCAACCCCGGCGGGACCCTGCACGAGCCGTACGAGCCCGACGGCACCGGGTGCACGTCCGACGGCGACTCCTTCAAGGGCGCCTACGCCCGTGGGCTCGGCATCCTCAACACCTATCTGCCGGACCACCCCTACAGCGCCTACCTCGACCGTCAGGCCGCCACCCTCCGGGCGAGGAACAGTAACCCGCTCGCCCAGTACGGCCCGCACTGGGCCGGTCCCTTCACCCTGACCGGCAACGGCTGTCAGCACAGCGCCCTGGACCTGCTCAACGCCGCCCAGGAGAGCTGA
- a CDS encoding VOC family protein, translated as MKLTAITLDCPDPPALAAFYRQATGFGLHPDSHEDFAGLTREDGLFIGFQRVDGYRPPQRPGQDAPQQFHFDFAVDDLDEAESVLLELGAGKPEHQPDADRWRVFTDPAGHPFCVTAK; from the coding sequence ATGAAACTGACCGCGATCACCCTCGACTGCCCCGACCCCCCGGCACTGGCCGCGTTCTACCGGCAGGCCACCGGGTTCGGGCTGCACCCCGATTCCCACGAGGACTTCGCCGGTCTCACGCGCGAGGACGGCCTCTTCATCGGCTTCCAACGGGTGGACGGCTACCGGCCTCCGCAGCGGCCCGGCCAGGACGCTCCGCAACAGTTCCACTTCGACTTCGCGGTCGATGACCTGGACGAAGCCGAGTCCGTACTGCTGGAGTTGGGCGCGGGAAAACCCGAGCACCAGCCGGACGCCGACCGGTGGCGGGTCTTCACCGACCCGGCCGGGCACCCCTTCTGTGTGACGGCGAAGTGA
- a CDS encoding NPP1 family protein translates to MTDRRRPTGRRARTLFKGAATALSAAVLVLASPALAHAAPPPALPGNAGEAELRFQPAFDYDRDGCYASPAIGPDGTIAPGLKIGGDVNGNCRDLSDLENSNSYSREKCNNGWCAYMYALYFEKDQVSLGGGSAGHRHDWEHVVVWVRGDQVEYVSTSAHGGFAVHPRSEVLFEGSHPKVVYHKDGGSTHCFRTAAAHDDPPENHRGTWQYPTLVGWNGYPGGLRDKLAAADFGSALLGIKDGQFNGHLARAKPSGIPFDPEG, encoded by the coding sequence ATGACCGACAGGCGACGACCGACGGGCCGAAGGGCCCGGACACTGTTCAAGGGCGCGGCCACCGCGCTGTCCGCGGCCGTGCTGGTGCTGGCCTCACCCGCACTGGCCCACGCCGCTCCGCCCCCGGCACTGCCCGGCAACGCGGGGGAGGCCGAACTGCGGTTCCAGCCGGCCTTCGACTACGACAGGGACGGGTGTTACGCGAGCCCGGCCATCGGACCCGACGGCACCATCGCACCCGGTCTGAAGATCGGCGGGGACGTCAACGGCAACTGCCGTGACCTCTCCGACCTGGAGAACAGCAACAGCTACTCCCGGGAGAAGTGCAACAACGGCTGGTGCGCCTACATGTACGCGCTCTACTTCGAGAAGGACCAGGTCTCGCTCGGCGGGGGCAGCGCCGGTCACCGCCACGACTGGGAGCACGTCGTGGTCTGGGTCCGGGGCGACCAGGTCGAGTACGTGTCCACCTCGGCCCACGGCGGGTTCGCGGTCCACCCCCGCTCGGAGGTGTTGTTCGAGGGCTCGCACCCGAAGGTCGTCTACCACAAGGACGGGGGGAGCACCCACTGCTTCCGGACCGCCGCCGCCCACGACGACCCGCCGGAGAACCATCGGGGCACATGGCAGTACCCCACGCTCGTCGGCTGGAACGGCTACCCCGGGGGACTGCGCGACAAGCTCGCCGCAGCGGACTTCGGCAGCGCTCTCCTCGGCATCAAGGACGGCCAGTTCAACGGGCACCTGGCGCGTGCGAAGCCGTCCGGCATCCCCTTCGACCCGGAGGGCTGA
- a CDS encoding vWA domain-containing protein, which translates to MTDRIPGETSQDNRRQVMYWRLLARLFDPEEQATLESASLAVIEDIGLPPALLDPQASIDSVVQRHPELTAEFDGLMVPGSDDGAGTAETAEAGTDGGDDDGDGVSGGDGRDRAAEVRRAALVSKVLLNVYQPRTGTVTAGQLSRWQSDAGWLERALGCRPGELRGGRAAGASGPGVSPTGSGGRGTTPDLSRLIPEIGPELGSIEADLVKRMRLREVLADPRLAARLTPSMSLIEQLLRDKDNLSGVALTNAKALIRRFVDEVAEVLRTQVEKATVGALDRSVPPKRVFRNLDLDRTIWKNLTNWDPEEERLYVDRLFYRHTVRRTTPQRLIVVVDQSGSMVDSMVNCTILASIFAGLPKVDVHLIAYDTQALDLTPWVHDPFETLLRTNLGGGTDGTVAMALAQPKIAEPRNTVVVWISDFYEWQTEPLFESMAAIHRSGAKFIPVGSVTSSGRASVNPWFRERFKDQGTPVLSGHIRKLVHELKTFLT; encoded by the coding sequence ATGACCGACCGGATCCCTGGGGAGACCTCCCAGGACAATCGCCGTCAGGTCATGTACTGGCGTCTGCTCGCCCGGCTCTTCGACCCGGAGGAGCAGGCGACGCTGGAGTCGGCGAGCCTCGCCGTCATCGAGGACATCGGACTGCCGCCCGCTCTGCTGGATCCGCAGGCATCCATCGATTCGGTCGTACAGCGCCACCCGGAGCTGACCGCCGAGTTCGACGGCCTGATGGTGCCCGGATCCGACGACGGAGCCGGGACCGCTGAGACCGCTGAGGCCGGGACCGACGGCGGTGACGACGACGGCGACGGCGTCAGCGGCGGAGACGGACGGGACCGAGCCGCCGAGGTGCGGCGTGCCGCGCTCGTCTCGAAGGTGCTGCTCAACGTCTACCAGCCGCGTACGGGCACCGTGACCGCCGGACAGCTGTCCCGCTGGCAGTCCGACGCGGGCTGGCTGGAGCGCGCCCTCGGTTGCAGGCCCGGCGAACTGCGCGGCGGCCGGGCCGCAGGGGCGTCGGGTCCGGGCGTCTCCCCGACCGGTTCCGGCGGACGCGGCACGACGCCCGACCTGAGCCGGCTGATCCCGGAGATCGGCCCGGAGCTGGGCTCCATCGAAGCCGACCTCGTCAAGCGGATGCGGCTGCGGGAGGTGCTGGCAGACCCCCGGCTCGCCGCTCGGCTGACCCCGAGCATGTCGCTGATCGAGCAGCTGCTGCGCGACAAGGACAACCTGTCCGGTGTGGCACTGACCAATGCCAAGGCCCTGATCCGGCGCTTCGTCGACGAGGTCGCGGAGGTGCTGCGCACGCAGGTGGAGAAGGCCACGGTCGGAGCCCTGGACCGGTCGGTCCCGCCCAAGCGGGTGTTCCGCAATCTGGACCTCGACCGCACGATCTGGAAGAACCTCACCAACTGGGACCCCGAGGAGGAACGGCTCTACGTCGACCGTCTCTTCTACCGTCACACCGTACGCAGGACGACGCCCCAGCGGCTGATCGTCGTGGTCGACCAGTCGGGCTCCATGGTCGACTCGATGGTCAACTGCACCATCCTGGCCTCGATCTTCGCCGGTCTGCCCAAGGTGGACGTCCACCTGATCGCCTACGACACCCAGGCGCTCGACCTCACACCATGGGTGCACGACCCCTTCGAGACGCTGCTGCGCACCAACCTCGGGGGCGGGACCGACGGCACGGTCGCCATGGCGCTGGCCCAGCCGAAGATCGCCGAACCACGCAACACCGTCGTGGTGTGGATCTCCGACTTCTACGAGTGGCAGACCGAGCCGCTGTTCGAAAGCATGGCCGCCATCCACCGCTCGGGCGCCAAGTTCATCCCCGTCGGCTCGGTGACCAGCTCGGGCCGCGCCAGCGTCAACCCGTGGTTCCGGGAGCGCTTCAAGGACCAGGGGACGCCGGTGCTCTCCGGCCACATCCGCAAGCTCGTCCACGAACTCAAGACGTTTCTCACGTAG
- a CDS encoding DUF4232 domain-containing protein — translation MRTSIRRPAVLAATAVAALSMALTACGGDDSGKKDGAAPVSAPKAAEAAEGEAGTGTTGSGTEGAGTTGSSTAGSGTSGSGTAGATAGATQAGAKKKAGVTAPACTANDVKVTAAKQDGVPTTHITLTAKNTSGKTCTLLQYPLVAFGDLPQTSKDVPPVAKSKPGTPIVLEPGAPAYAAVRINNGGVDEQNHAVTSFYVNLFAADGPAEGSKTVTAPKGGIAVDDAVAKTGYWTYELRNGADDF, via the coding sequence ATGCGTACCTCCATCCGCCGCCCTGCCGTTCTCGCCGCGACCGCCGTCGCCGCCCTCAGCATGGCGCTCACCGCCTGCGGTGGCGACGACAGCGGCAAGAAGGACGGCGCCGCGCCCGTCTCGGCACCGAAGGCCGCCGAGGCCGCCGAGGGCGAAGCGGGCACGGGCACCACCGGATCGGGTACCGAGGGCGCGGGAACGACCGGTTCGAGCACCGCGGGCTCGGGCACCTCCGGTTCGGGCACCGCCGGTGCCACCGCCGGTGCCACGCAGGCGGGCGCCAAGAAGAAGGCCGGTGTCACGGCCCCCGCCTGCACCGCCAACGACGTGAAGGTCACCGCGGCCAAGCAGGACGGCGTGCCCACCACGCACATCACGCTGACGGCGAAGAACACCTCGGGCAAGACCTGCACCCTGCTCCAGTACCCGCTGGTCGCGTTCGGTGACCTTCCCCAGACCTCCAAGGACGTCCCGCCGGTCGCCAAGAGCAAGCCGGGCACCCCCATCGTGCTGGAGCCCGGCGCCCCGGCCTACGCGGCCGTGCGGATCAACAACGGAGGCGTCGACGAGCAGAACCACGCCGTCACCTCCTTCTATGTGAACCTCTTCGCCGCCGACGGCCCCGCCGAGGGCAGCAAGACCGTGACCGCGCCCAAGGGCGGCATCGCCGTCGACGACGCCGTCGCGAAGACCGGCTACTGGACGTACGAGCTGCGCAACGGCGCCGACGACTTCTAG
- a CDS encoding sugar transferase: protein MGHVEIPETDTSGPVGLRGAPRPRTAASRTRTVAPEQLWRAPTVRRGLSVPARAGKGAGRRPSLLALTEALALAVPAWLLLRAGDQSGPLGAAVMGGLVWAGLRACRGRYADRPRAEPGGALSVPGDWLLLIGALAVLRTVTGGSVDPATEIVALAPGLGLTALVTGLRPLRRTARQARRVLLVGEATGVDRAVRLLTSRTGHGYDVVAAIPVGPVALEHDVQVTGRLASCPADDDVSTVLGGAFAHEADLVLVAPGPRMTGDRLRRLGWGLHDGGIALCVLSELSGVAAGRVRPVAVAGLTLLHISPPLRRGPQAAVKVLLDRCGALFGLLLLAPLMLAVALSVRVSSRGPVFHRQVRQGQHNQPFTMWKFRTMVADAESRKAQLVASDEGAGPMFKVRRDPRVTPIGRALRRTSVDELPQLINVLMGHMSLVGPRPPLPEEASRYDEREHRRLAVKPGLTGLWQVSGRSDLSWQETVSLDLWYVDNWSVATDMGLLARTVRAVTDGRGAY, encoded by the coding sequence ATGGGGCATGTCGAAATACCCGAAACCGATACATCCGGACCGGTAGGGCTCCGGGGCGCGCCGCGCCCCCGCACCGCCGCGTCCCGGACACGCACCGTGGCACCGGAGCAGTTGTGGCGGGCCCCGACCGTGCGGCGCGGCCTTTCGGTCCCGGCCAGGGCCGGGAAGGGGGCGGGACGGCGTCCGTCCCTGCTCGCCCTGACCGAGGCCCTGGCGCTCGCCGTGCCGGCCTGGCTGCTCCTGCGCGCGGGTGACCAGTCGGGGCCGCTGGGCGCCGCGGTCATGGGCGGGCTGGTCTGGGCCGGGCTGCGGGCCTGCCGCGGCCGGTACGCGGACCGGCCGCGCGCCGAGCCGGGCGGGGCGCTGAGCGTGCCCGGCGACTGGCTGCTGCTCATCGGTGCGCTCGCCGTGCTGCGTACGGTGACGGGTGGCTCGGTGGACCCGGCGACGGAGATCGTGGCGCTGGCACCGGGACTGGGGCTGACCGCCCTCGTCACGGGTCTGCGGCCGCTACGGCGGACCGCGCGGCAGGCACGGCGGGTCCTGCTGGTCGGCGAGGCGACGGGGGTCGACCGGGCGGTGCGGCTGCTCACCTCCCGTACCGGCCACGGGTATGACGTGGTGGCCGCGATACCCGTGGGTCCGGTGGCACTGGAGCACGACGTACAGGTCACCGGGCGGCTGGCCTCGTGCCCGGCGGACGACGACGTGTCGACGGTGCTGGGCGGGGCCTTCGCCCACGAGGCGGATCTGGTGCTGGTGGCTCCCGGGCCCCGGATGACCGGGGACCGGCTGCGGCGGCTGGGGTGGGGGCTGCACGACGGGGGCATAGCCCTGTGTGTGCTCTCGGAGCTCTCCGGTGTCGCGGCGGGTCGGGTCAGGCCCGTCGCGGTCGCCGGCCTGACGCTGCTGCACATCTCGCCGCCGCTGCGGCGCGGCCCGCAGGCGGCGGTGAAGGTGCTGCTGGACCGGTGCGGCGCGCTGTTCGGGCTGTTGTTACTGGCCCCGCTGATGCTGGCGGTGGCGCTGAGTGTGCGGGTGTCGTCGCGCGGCCCGGTGTTCCACCGCCAGGTCCGCCAGGGCCAGCACAACCAGCCGTTCACCATGTGGAAGTTCCGCACGATGGTGGCGGACGCGGAGAGCCGCAAGGCGCAGCTCGTCGCGTCCGACGAGGGCGCGGGGCCGATGTTCAAGGTGCGCCGCGATCCGCGGGTGACACCGATCGGCCGGGCGCTGCGCCGCACGTCCGTCGATGAACTCCCCCAGCTGATCAATGTGTTGATGGGACACATGTCCCTGGTGGGGCCCCGCCCGCCACTGCCGGAGGAGGCGTCCCGCTACGACGAGCGGGAACACCGGCGGCTCGCGGTCAAACCGGGTCTCACGGGGCTGTGGCAGGTCAGCGGACGATCGGACCTGTCCTGGCAGGAGACCGTCTCGCTGGACCTCTGGTACGTGGACAACTGGTCGGTGGCCACGGACATGGGGCTTCTCGCCCGTACGGTGCGCGCCGTCACCGACGGCCGCGGGGCCTACTGA